A region of Nocardioides sp. JS614 DNA encodes the following proteins:
- a CDS encoding aldehyde dehydrogenase family protein, whose protein sequence is MTETRTDRHVVLNPATAAPVTEVPLASLADADAAIESAHAAFPAWRALPPGERAGLLRRFAAVVDAHVDELAELEVRNAGHTWGNARWEAGNVRDCLNYYAGAPERLFGRQIPVPGGVDVTFHEPLGVVGIIVPWNFPMPIAGWGFAPALAAGNTVVLKPAELTPLTALRIGELALEAGLPEHVLSVVAGKGSVVGERFVTHPLVRKVCFTGSTEVGKRIMAGCAEQVKRVTLELGGKSANIVFADADIDAAAASAPYAVFDNAGQDCCARSRILVERSAYDEFLSKLQPAVEGLRVLDPGDEASEMGPLISAQQKAAVTGYLDEVEVAFAGSVPGGPVAEGFWVPPSVVTVDDPATRIWREEVFGPVVAVMPFDDDADAVAKANDTEYGLSGSIFTSDLGRGLRVARAVEAGNLSVNSHSSVRYWTPFGGYKQSGLGRELGPDAPMAFTEEKNVFIAH, encoded by the coding sequence GTGACCGAGACCCGCACCGACCGGCATGTCGTCCTCAACCCCGCGACCGCCGCGCCGGTCACCGAGGTCCCGCTGGCGTCCCTGGCGGATGCGGACGCCGCGATCGAGAGCGCGCATGCCGCGTTCCCGGCGTGGAGGGCGCTGCCCCCCGGTGAGCGCGCCGGCCTGCTCCGCCGCTTCGCGGCCGTCGTCGACGCACACGTCGACGAGCTCGCCGAGCTGGAGGTCCGCAACGCCGGGCACACCTGGGGCAACGCCCGGTGGGAGGCCGGCAACGTCCGTGACTGCCTCAACTACTACGCCGGCGCCCCGGAACGGCTCTTCGGCCGCCAGATCCCGGTGCCGGGCGGGGTCGACGTCACGTTCCACGAGCCGCTCGGCGTCGTCGGGATCATCGTGCCGTGGAACTTCCCGATGCCGATCGCCGGCTGGGGCTTCGCTCCGGCCTTGGCGGCCGGAAACACCGTCGTCCTGAAGCCGGCCGAGCTCACACCGCTCACCGCGCTCCGGATCGGCGAGCTCGCCCTGGAGGCCGGACTGCCCGAGCACGTGCTGTCCGTGGTGGCCGGCAAGGGCTCGGTGGTGGGCGAGCGGTTCGTGACCCATCCCCTGGTCCGCAAGGTGTGCTTCACGGGCTCGACCGAGGTCGGCAAGCGGATCATGGCCGGCTGCGCCGAGCAGGTGAAGCGGGTGACGCTCGAGCTCGGCGGCAAGAGCGCCAACATCGTCTTCGCCGACGCCGACATCGACGCGGCGGCCGCGAGCGCGCCGTACGCCGTCTTCGACAACGCCGGCCAGGACTGCTGCGCCCGCTCGCGGATCCTCGTGGAGCGCTCGGCCTATGACGAGTTCCTGAGCAAGCTCCAGCCGGCCGTGGAGGGCCTGCGGGTCCTCGATCCCGGTGACGAGGCCAGCGAGATGGGCCCGCTCATCTCGGCGCAGCAGAAGGCCGCGGTCACCGGCTACCTCGACGAGGTCGAGGTCGCCTTCGCCGGGTCGGTCCCCGGCGGCCCTGTGGCCGAGGGCTTCTGGGTGCCGCCCTCGGTGGTCACCGTCGACGACCCCGCCACCCGGATCTGGCGCGAGGAGGTCTTCGGGCCGGTCGTCGCGGTGATGCCCTTCGACGACGACGCGGACGCCGTCGCGAAGGCGAACGACACCGAGTACGGGCTGTCCGGCTCGATCTTCACCAGCGACCTCGGCCGGGGTCTGCGGGTCGCCCGCGCCGTCGAGGCCGGCAACCTCAGCGTGAACTCCCACTCCTCCGTGCGGTACTGGACCCCGTTCGGCGGCTACAAGCAGTCCGGGCTCGGGCGTGAGCTCGGCCCGGACGCGCCGATGGCGTTCACCGAGGAGAAGAACGTCTTCATTGCACACTAG
- a CDS encoding 3-oxoacyl-ACP reductase, producing the protein MTGRIQGRVAVITGGCSGIGLATVQRFVQEGAKVVIGDIDDARGHQLVEQLGGADVATYVHVDVTSKEQVDALFQTAKDAYGSVDIAFNNAGISPPEDDSILDTDLDAWRKVQEVNLTSVYLCCKAALPHMLEQGRGSIINTASFVAVMGAATSQISYSASKGGVLSMTRELGVQFARQGVRVNALCPGPVNTPLLQELFAKDAERAARRLVHVPMGRFGEPEEMASAVLFLASDDSSFMTASTFLVDGGISGAYVTPL; encoded by the coding sequence GTGACAGGACGCATCCAGGGCCGGGTCGCGGTCATCACCGGCGGCTGCTCCGGCATCGGTCTCGCGACGGTGCAGCGCTTCGTCCAGGAGGGCGCGAAGGTCGTCATCGGGGACATCGACGACGCGCGGGGGCACCAGCTGGTCGAGCAGCTGGGCGGCGCAGACGTGGCGACGTACGTCCACGTCGACGTCACCAGCAAGGAGCAGGTCGACGCGCTGTTCCAGACCGCGAAGGACGCCTACGGGTCGGTCGACATCGCGTTCAACAACGCCGGCATCAGCCCGCCGGAGGACGACTCGATCCTGGACACCGACCTGGACGCCTGGCGCAAGGTGCAGGAGGTCAACCTGACCTCGGTCTACCTGTGCTGCAAGGCCGCCCTCCCCCACATGCTCGAGCAGGGCCGGGGCTCGATCATCAACACGGCGTCGTTCGTCGCGGTGATGGGGGCCGCGACCAGCCAGATCTCCTACTCGGCGTCGAAGGGCGGGGTGCTGTCGATGACCCGGGAGCTCGGCGTCCAGTTCGCGCGCCAGGGGGTGCGGGTCAACGCGCTGTGCCCGGGACCGGTGAACACGCCGCTGCTGCAGGAGCTGTTCGCCAAGGACGCCGAGCGGGCCGCCCGACGGCTCGTGCACGTGCCGATGGGGCGGTTCGGGGAGCCCGAGGAGATGGCGTCGGCGGTGCTGTTCCTCGCCTCGGACGACTCCTCGTTCATGACCGCGAGCACGTTCCTGGTCGACGGCGGCATCTCCGGCGCCTACGTCACCCCGCTCTGA
- a CDS encoding glutamine synthetase family protein codes for MAQNETQDESGLRNSRHLTMHQLVDRIESGVIDTVVVAMTDMQGRLQGKRLHGKYFVEHVARHGTEGCNYLLAVDVDMNTVDGYANSSWEKGYGDMEFRLDERTIRVLTHLPATAMIQCDLVWPDDSPVTQSPRGILRRQLDRCAEHGWTALAGTELEFIAFDTTYEQAHADGYRDLVPSNQYNVDYSILGTSRVEPLLRALRNHMYAAGLDVEGAKGECNLGQHEVGFLYADALTTADNHAVYKTAAKEIAAQQGKAITFMAKYNQREGSSCHIHLSLRGRDGSLVFWDRETGTRTPLYDRFVAGVLATIPDFTLLYAPNINSYKRFADGSFAPTTIAWGLDNRTCAVRLVGHGASARMENRIPGADVNPYLALAAMVAGGLHGIENELPLEDELVGNAYTSGRPQVPRTMTEARDRFAGSAVARAALGDDVVDHYVNMAEVELAAYNAAVTDWELRRGFERL; via the coding sequence CCAGCTCGTCGACCGCATCGAGAGCGGCGTGATCGACACCGTGGTCGTCGCGATGACCGACATGCAGGGGCGGCTCCAGGGCAAGCGGCTGCACGGGAAGTACTTCGTCGAGCACGTGGCCCGCCATGGCACCGAGGGCTGCAACTACCTGCTCGCGGTGGACGTGGACATGAACACCGTCGACGGCTACGCCAACTCCTCGTGGGAGAAGGGCTACGGCGACATGGAGTTCCGGCTCGACGAGCGCACCATCCGCGTCCTCACGCACCTCCCCGCGACGGCGATGATCCAGTGCGACCTGGTCTGGCCCGACGACTCGCCGGTCACCCAGTCCCCGCGGGGCATCCTGCGCCGCCAGCTCGACCGGTGCGCGGAGCACGGCTGGACGGCCCTGGCCGGCACCGAGCTCGAGTTCATCGCGTTCGACACGACCTACGAGCAGGCGCACGCGGACGGCTACCGGGACCTGGTCCCGTCGAACCAGTACAACGTCGACTACTCGATCCTCGGGACCAGCCGGGTCGAACCCCTGCTCAGGGCCTTGCGCAACCACATGTACGCGGCGGGCCTGGACGTCGAGGGCGCCAAGGGCGAGTGCAACTTGGGCCAGCACGAGGTCGGTTTCCTGTACGCCGACGCGCTCACCACCGCGGACAACCACGCGGTCTACAAGACTGCCGCGAAGGAGATCGCCGCCCAGCAGGGGAAGGCGATCACCTTCATGGCGAAGTACAACCAGCGCGAGGGCAGCTCCTGCCACATCCACCTGTCCCTGCGCGGTCGGGACGGCTCCCTGGTCTTCTGGGACCGCGAGACCGGCACCAGGACGCCGTTGTACGACAGGTTCGTCGCCGGCGTGCTGGCCACGATCCCGGACTTCACGCTGCTGTACGCGCCGAACATCAACTCCTACAAGCGGTTCGCCGACGGCTCGTTCGCTCCGACCACGATCGCCTGGGGGCTGGACAACCGCACCTGTGCGGTCCGGCTCGTCGGCCACGGCGCGTCCGCGCGGATGGAGAACCGGATCCCCGGCGCCGACGTGAACCCCTACCTCGCCCTGGCCGCGATGGTGGCCGGCGGGCTGCACGGCATCGAGAACGAGCTCCCGCTCGAGGACGAGCTCGTCGGCAACGCCTACACGTCGGGCCGGCCGCAGGTGCCGCGCACGATGACGGAGGCGCGGGACCGGTTCGCGGGGTCGGCCGTGGCACGCGCCGCCCTGGGTGACGACGTCGTGGACCACTACGTCAACATGGCGGAGGTGGAGCTCGCGGCGTACAACGCCGCCGTCACCGACTGGGAGCTCCGCCGTGGATTCGAGAGGCTGTAA